One stretch of Anguilla anguilla isolate fAngAng1 chromosome 5, fAngAng1.pri, whole genome shotgun sequence DNA includes these proteins:
- the LOC118228267 gene encoding high choriolytic enzyme 1-like isoform X1, whose protein sequence is MSSLLWLTFAFMVLSAVHCYPSEQGSSEIFSVQEKDPIYDNSLDEDESDISTLIEKANKNLGQGLDEPTVIGDIAIPTDLGNADPCTSRGCKWKKSSKGIVYVPYVISKQYSKRERCIIERGLKSFASSTCIRFRRHRREKDFLNIQSLEGCYSYVGRRGGGQVVSLKRQGCVYHGVVQHEILHALGFDHEQTRSDRDKHVRILYENIIPGKEHNFRKIQTNNLGTPYDYSSVMHYGRYAFSKNREPTIIPIPNSNVEIGKRKQMSRLDILRINKLYGCGKSM, encoded by the exons ATGTCATCTCTTCTCTGGCTCACCTTCGCCTTCATGGTGCTCTCGGCAGTGCACTGTTACCCCTCGGAG caggGTTCTTCTGAAATTTTTTCTGTACAGGAGAAGGACCCAATCTATG ACAACAGTCTGGATGAAGACGAAAGTGATATTTCAACTTTAATTGAGAAAGCAAACAAGAATTTGG GACAAGGACTGGATGAGCCAACTGTCATTGGGGACATTGCCATTCCTACTGATCTTGGGAATGCTGATCCTTGCACATCCCGTGGATGCAAGTGGAAAAAATCATCAAAAGGGATTGTTTATGTACCCTATGTAATCTCCAAACAGTACT CAAAAAGAGAAAGGTGCATCATTGAGCGTGGGCTGAAGTCCTTTGCCTCCTCCACCTGCATCCGTTTCAGGCGacacagaagagagaaagacTTTTTGAACATCCAGTCCCTTGAAGG GTGTTACTCTTATGTGGGCCGACGGGGTGGTGGTCAGGTGGTTTCTCTGAAACGCCAGGGCTGCGTCTATCATGGGGTTGTCCAGCATGAAATCCTGCACGCCCTAGGATTCGACCACGAGCAGACACGCAGCGATCGTGATAAGCATGTTCGTATCTTGTATGAGAACATCATCCCAG gtaAGGAGCACAATTTCAGGAAAATCCAAACCAACAACCTAGGGACCCCATATGACTACAGCTCTGTCATGCACTATGGGAG GTATGCCTTCTCCAAAAACAGGGAGCCAACCATTATCCCCATTCCAAACAGTAATGTGGAAATTGGAAAAAGGAAGCAGATGAGTCGCCTTGACATTCTGAGGATTAATAAGCTCTATGGGTGTG GAAAATCCATGTAA
- the LOC118228267 gene encoding high choriolytic enzyme 1-like isoform X3 — protein MSSLLWLTFAFMVLSAVHCYPSEEKDPIYDNSLDEDESDISTLIEKANKNLGQGLDEPTVIGDIAIPTDLGNADPCTSRGCKWKKSSKGIVYVPYVISKQYSKRERCIIERGLKSFASSTCIRFRRHRREKDFLNIQSLEGCYSYVGRRGGGQVVSLKRQGCVYHGVVQHEILHALGFDHEQTRSDRDKHVRILYENIIPGKEHNFRKIQTNNLGTPYDYSSVMHYGRYAFSKNREPTIIPIPNSNVEIGKRKQMSRLDILRINKLYGCGKSM, from the exons ATGTCATCTCTTCTCTGGCTCACCTTCGCCTTCATGGTGCTCTCGGCAGTGCACTGTTACCCCTCGGAG GAGAAGGACCCAATCTATG ACAACAGTCTGGATGAAGACGAAAGTGATATTTCAACTTTAATTGAGAAAGCAAACAAGAATTTGG GACAAGGACTGGATGAGCCAACTGTCATTGGGGACATTGCCATTCCTACTGATCTTGGGAATGCTGATCCTTGCACATCCCGTGGATGCAAGTGGAAAAAATCATCAAAAGGGATTGTTTATGTACCCTATGTAATCTCCAAACAGTACT CAAAAAGAGAAAGGTGCATCATTGAGCGTGGGCTGAAGTCCTTTGCCTCCTCCACCTGCATCCGTTTCAGGCGacacagaagagagaaagacTTTTTGAACATCCAGTCCCTTGAAGG GTGTTACTCTTATGTGGGCCGACGGGGTGGTGGTCAGGTGGTTTCTCTGAAACGCCAGGGCTGCGTCTATCATGGGGTTGTCCAGCATGAAATCCTGCACGCCCTAGGATTCGACCACGAGCAGACACGCAGCGATCGTGATAAGCATGTTCGTATCTTGTATGAGAACATCATCCCAG gtaAGGAGCACAATTTCAGGAAAATCCAAACCAACAACCTAGGGACCCCATATGACTACAGCTCTGTCATGCACTATGGGAG GTATGCCTTCTCCAAAAACAGGGAGCCAACCATTATCCCCATTCCAAACAGTAATGTGGAAATTGGAAAAAGGAAGCAGATGAGTCGCCTTGACATTCTGAGGATTAATAAGCTCTATGGGTGTG GAAAATCCATGTAA
- the LOC118228267 gene encoding high choriolytic enzyme 1-like isoform X2: MSSLLWLTFAFMVLSAVHCYPSEGSSEIFSVQEKDPIYDNSLDEDESDISTLIEKANKNLGQGLDEPTVIGDIAIPTDLGNADPCTSRGCKWKKSSKGIVYVPYVISKQYSKRERCIIERGLKSFASSTCIRFRRHRREKDFLNIQSLEGCYSYVGRRGGGQVVSLKRQGCVYHGVVQHEILHALGFDHEQTRSDRDKHVRILYENIIPGKEHNFRKIQTNNLGTPYDYSSVMHYGRYAFSKNREPTIIPIPNSNVEIGKRKQMSRLDILRINKLYGCGKSM; encoded by the exons ATGTCATCTCTTCTCTGGCTCACCTTCGCCTTCATGGTGCTCTCGGCAGTGCACTGTTACCCCTCGGAG gGTTCTTCTGAAATTTTTTCTGTACAGGAGAAGGACCCAATCTATG ACAACAGTCTGGATGAAGACGAAAGTGATATTTCAACTTTAATTGAGAAAGCAAACAAGAATTTGG GACAAGGACTGGATGAGCCAACTGTCATTGGGGACATTGCCATTCCTACTGATCTTGGGAATGCTGATCCTTGCACATCCCGTGGATGCAAGTGGAAAAAATCATCAAAAGGGATTGTTTATGTACCCTATGTAATCTCCAAACAGTACT CAAAAAGAGAAAGGTGCATCATTGAGCGTGGGCTGAAGTCCTTTGCCTCCTCCACCTGCATCCGTTTCAGGCGacacagaagagagaaagacTTTTTGAACATCCAGTCCCTTGAAGG GTGTTACTCTTATGTGGGCCGACGGGGTGGTGGTCAGGTGGTTTCTCTGAAACGCCAGGGCTGCGTCTATCATGGGGTTGTCCAGCATGAAATCCTGCACGCCCTAGGATTCGACCACGAGCAGACACGCAGCGATCGTGATAAGCATGTTCGTATCTTGTATGAGAACATCATCCCAG gtaAGGAGCACAATTTCAGGAAAATCCAAACCAACAACCTAGGGACCCCATATGACTACAGCTCTGTCATGCACTATGGGAG GTATGCCTTCTCCAAAAACAGGGAGCCAACCATTATCCCCATTCCAAACAGTAATGTGGAAATTGGAAAAAGGAAGCAGATGAGTCGCCTTGACATTCTGAGGATTAATAAGCTCTATGGGTGTG GAAAATCCATGTAA